The genome window GCCGCGACGCCCAGCAAAGTCCCTCGGGGGGCTCACCCGCGCCCACGCGCGGGCAGGTGATGACCGAGCACCTCGAAGAACTGGGGGAACTGGTGGACACCGCGGGCGGAATCGTCGTCGGCCAGCTGACGCAGCAGGTTGATCGACCCAATCCAGCCACCTATCTCGGTAAGGGTAAGGTGGAGGAGCTGCAGCAACTCATCATTGACACAGATGCGTCGCTTGTGATTTTTGACGACGAGTTGACTCCGGCTCAGGGCAAGAACGTCGAGGACGCCACAGGGAAGCGGGTGATGGATCGCGCCGAACTGATCCTCGACATTTTTGCGACTCGCGCGCGATCGAGCGAGGCGAAAATGCAGGTTGAGCTGGCTCAGCTTCAGTACATGCTCCCGCGGCTGATGCGGATGTGGAGCCATCTCGAAAAATTCCGTGGCGGAATCGGCGTTCGCGGTCCGGGTGAAACTCAGCTCGAGACGGACCGCCGTCTCATAAACAATCGGATCAAGCTGCTGAAGCATCGCCTCGGCGAGGTTCACAAGTCGCGTGTCACTCAGAGGACGTCGCGACGGAACCAGTTCCGGGCGTCGCTCGTTGGATACACCAACGCCGGCAAGTCATCGGTTCTGAAGGGACTCTCAGGGGCCGAGGCGGTTTTCATTGAGGACCGGCTATTCGCAACCCTCGATCCGCTGACGCGGGAGATATTTCTCGCGGAGAACACCTCGCTTCTGTTGACCGATACAGTCGGGTTTATCCGAAAACTGCCTCACAATCTGGTGGCGTCGTTTCGCGCCACCCTCGAGGAAGTGGCCGAGGCCGATCTGTTGCTTCACGTTATCGACGTCAGTCATCCTCAATGGGAAGAACAACGGGCAGTGGTTGATGAAGTTCTCGCGGAGCTCGGGGCCCGAGCGACCCCGGTGCTGCATGTGTTCAACAAGATGGACCGCGTGCCTCAACATGACGTTGGTGCCGTCCAGGAGAGGCTATCGCGACTGATGCCGGGCTCGGTTTTCGTCTCTGCAACGGTTGAAGGGGGACTCGACCCATTGCTGCGAACACTTCTGGCGACAGCGAGATTGAGACGGCCAGTAGCCGAAATCCGACTCCCGCTCTCTGACGGGAAGATGCTGGCCGAAGTTCATCGCGAAGCCGAAGTAGTCGAGCAGACTCATGAAGGAGCGGAGCTCGTGATTCGCGCGCGGCTGGGCGAGGCGCTGGCGGGACGGCTGAGACGGGCAGGAGCACTGGTGACGGATGGGGCGTAAACAAAAGTTGTTCAGCGGCTTGCGGTCACGGATCTGTTACGCCAATGTATGCTCCCGGTTAATAGCTTTACAATGTCTTCGTCGCGTGATACCGCGATTGCTGCCACGGGCCGGCAGCGTTTCCTGTGACACCTACGCCGAATGATTCTGATCTGGCTCGTCCTGGTTTTCGTTTTAGCGCTGCTCGTCAGCTCGCTTGTGACCCCGCTGGTGATTCGTGGGGCGGCTGCGCTGAGCCTTTATGACTCCCCCGACGGCGGGCGGCGGCTCCACGCGCTTCCGGTGCCGAGATTCGGAGGCGTGGCGGTGTTTGCCGGTGCGTCTCTCGCCTCTGCGCTGGTCCTTGGCATTGCTGGCGATACGCTTTTCCCGGTTGGTCTGTCCGGTGCCGATGCTCGCTATCTGGTGGGAATTGTCGCGGGGGCGGCGCTGCTGTTTTTCATCGGAGCCCTGGATGACATTCGCACTCTGTCGCCCAGGACAAAGCTTGTCGCACAGCTGGTTGCCGCGGGAATCGCGGTCTACGGTGGCGTCCGAATCGAGAATCTTACGTTGGGCTACGGCGTAGGTGTCAGCGTCGGCATTCTCGCGTACCCGCTCGTCGTAGTCTGGATAGTCGGGGTCACGAACGCTTACAATCTGATCGACGGTCTTAATGGCCTTGCCGGTGGAATCGCGATCGTGGCATGCAGCACGCTGGTGATCGTCAGTGTTGCGCTCGGCAACACTATCGCGCTGGTTCCATCGCTGGCTATCGCCGGCGCGATGCTTGGCTTTCTGCGGTATAATTTTCCCACCGCCCGCGTTTTTCTCGGAGACTCCGGCAGTCTGAGCGTGGGCTTCCTGCTGTCTGTTCTCTCCCTGAAAGCGGCGCAGGTACCGGGCCCGTCGGTTCTCGCTGTCGTTCCGCTTCTGACCCTTTTTGTTCCGCTGTTGGACACGTTGGTGGCGA of Gemmatimonadaceae bacterium contains these proteins:
- the hflX gene encoding GTPase HflX — its product is MTEHLEELGELVDTAGGIVVGQLTQQVDRPNPATYLGKGKVEELQQLIIDTDASLVIFDDELTPAQGKNVEDATGKRVMDRAELILDIFATRARSSEAKMQVELAQLQYMLPRLMRMWSHLEKFRGGIGVRGPGETQLETDRRLINNRIKLLKHRLGEVHKSRVTQRTSRRNQFRASLVGYTNAGKSSVLKGLSGAEAVFIEDRLFATLDPLTREIFLAENTSLLLTDTVGFIRKLPHNLVASFRATLEEVAEADLLLHVIDVSHPQWEEQRAVVDEVLAELGARATPVLHVFNKMDRVPQHDVGAVQERLSRLMPGSVFVSATVEGGLDPLLRTLLATARLRRPVAEIRLPLSDGKMLAEVHREAEVVEQTHEGAELVIRARLGEALAGRLRRAGALVTDGA
- a CDS encoding MraY family glycosyltransferase → MILIWLVLVFVLALLVSSLVTPLVIRGAAALSLYDSPDGGRRLHALPVPRFGGVAVFAGASLASALVLGIAGDTLFPVGLSGADARYLVGIVAGAALLFFIGALDDIRTLSPRTKLVAQLVAAGIAVYGGVRIENLTLGYGVGVSVGILAYPLVVVWIVGVTNAYNLIDGLNGLAGGIAIVACSTLVIVSVALGNTIALVPSLAIAGAMLGFLRYNFPTARVFLGDSGSLSVGFLLSVLSLKAAQVPGPSVLAVVPLLTLFVPLLDTLVAMIRRWLRNVPLSGADARHIHHRLLALGLSQERTAMVLWGLAAAMGVFGLLIALTAPFVAASIALLGLAGFSVMVIYGTNLLSYHEFMVAGEVLLSAPSRVRRVISDQIVALDANIQIQNAGGLDTIQSILSATAVRFGFLHMRLINSQMPESDYELPAEEWAWKLEYPLRTGLPQRSAPTSVLAIWCSAEHHVRPYGAERAAKILAPALEKWIVAPAGHSLDVVAKPAARKRSFVKRRMGI